The following are encoded in a window of Phaseolus vulgaris cultivar G19833 chromosome 3, P. vulgaris v2.0, whole genome shotgun sequence genomic DNA:
- the LOC137808304 gene encoding calmodulin-like protein 30: MSFLKIQNSSSLGHSSQPKSAVPNSNNFKSNQTSNMGCNFQPRSEEMKWVFDRFDTNKDGKISLEEYKAAVRTMGWGIGGSEAVESFQVMDSDGDGSIDFKEFMEMFNVEERVKETEIKSAFQVFDLNGDGKISAEELSHVLKSLGESCSLNACKKMVMGVDGNGDGFIDLNEFMRMMMSGKKLT; this comes from the coding sequence ATGAGTTTCCTTAAGATTCAGAATAGCAGCTCTTTGGGGCACTCCTCTCAACCCAAAAGTGCAGTTCCAAACAGCAACAACTTCAAATCAAACCAGACATCAAATATGGGATGCAATTTTCAGCCAAGATCGGAGGAAATGAAATGGGTGTTTGACAGGTTTGACACCAACAAAGATGGCAAGATTTCCCTTGAAGAGTACAAAGCAGCTGTGAGGACAATGGGGTGGGGAATTGGAGGCAGTGAGGCTGTGGAGTCTTTTCAGGTGATGGACTCTGATGGAGATGGCTCCATTGATTTCAAAGAGTTCATGGAAATGTTCAACGTAGAGGAGAGGGTGAAGGAAACGGAGATCAAGAGTGCTTTCCAAGTGTTTGATTTGAATGGAGATGGGAAAATCAGTGCCGAGGAGTTGTCACATGTTCTGAAAAGCCTAGGCGAGAGTTGCAGCCTCAATGCTTGTAAGAAAATGGTGATGGGGGTAGATGGAAATGGAGATGGCTTTATTGACTTGAATGAGTTTATGAGGATGATGATGAGTGGCAAGAAACTCACCTAA